DNA from Rubripirellula lacrimiformis:
CGAGGGCTGCGTTGGGTTCGTCGGGGACCATTTCAGCGCGAGTGACGGAAAAACGGGCATCCGGGGTACCAATGGGCTGAACGGAGCGGCCGATCCGGCGCAATTCCGACTGGGCCCGTTGGGTCAGCAGTTCGCCAGCGCCGGAATCCTCGCCACCGCGGCGAACGCGGTCCAAAAATTGGGCGACAACGTTGGATGGATCGGTGACGCCGGTTGCGGCAGCAGTGGTTTGGCCGCTGGGGCTGCTATTGGCGGGCGTTGCGGTAGCGGTTCCTGATTCCTTGGATCCGCATCCGACCGCAGATAGAAGAACGATCAGGGCGAACGACGAGGCAAAACGGTCCATGTTCAAGCCGGTTTGTGTGGGTGTGGTTGAGGGCGTGTGGGAGGCGAATTCGAGGATTCGAACGTCATCTTTAGGTAAACGTGATGGTCTGGGTCAAGGCAAGATCGAGGGTTCGATCCAAAGGGTTGGGCCGGCATCATTGGCTTTGCCAGCGAAAGAACTGGGTTCGGCCCCAAGAAAGATCGCTGACCGGCGAAGATTGCTTGGATCATTCACCTACCGCCCAGAATCGCTTTTGCCCACAATGGGCGGCACGTCGGTCCACCGCCGATCCGCATGGATGGGGTCGGGTGGGTCGTTATTGGAACCAGCCGTCTAACAAGACCAGCGAAAGCAAAGAGCGCCGATGCCCGCGGACGAACACAACATCATTGAAGTTGACGGCGAAGAGGTCGATCTGAAGAACCGTCCGTTGGCGGCTCTATTGGCTTGGTTGATCCCCGGTGCGGGGCATCTGTACCAGGGCCGCCGAACCAAGGGGTTCCTGTTTTTCGTTTGCATCATGTCGGCCTGGATTCTGGGCTTTGCGCTGGGTGGTGGTCACGTCGTTTACGCGTCCTGGCAACCGGGCGACAAACGGTGGCACTATTTCTTGCAAGCCGGTGTGGGGGCTGCGGCGCTGCCCGCGTTGATCCAGGGAAACCGGATGCGGCACGCGACGGATCCGGGAACGGGCCGAACCAATGCTGCCTACGAACCATTGTGGGGCGGGTTCATGGCGCCGCCATTTCGACCGGTGATGGAAAGCGAAGCGGACGAAGTATCGGCTTGGTACGCGCGGCGTGGTGCCGGTTACGAAATGGGCACCTGGTACACGGTGATCGCCGGACTGCTGAATATTCTGGTGATCTATGACGCTTTCGGAGGCCCGTTGGCGGTACCGATCAGCGGCCGCAAAAAAGAACAAGAATCCAAACCCGAGACGGCAACCGAATCGGAAGTCCAACCGGGCTAGGGTTTCGCTGCCATCTCGGTTTTCGGGTAGCGGAACTCGTCAAGAGTTTCGGCCTCGCTGTGAATTGCGAAAGTCTTGACGATTTCCGATACGCCTGTTGCCCAAACTTTCCCCCCCCAAGCGCCGCTTCCCTTTTTCATCCACTCTGCGTGCCCACCATGCTGTCCATTTCGCCAACCTATCTGCTGTACTACGTTCCGCTGATCATTGCGATTTCGTTGGTGTTCGGCGGCACCCGGCACGAAGCCACTCCGTTGGTCCTTCGCCACGCCTGGCAAACAGGTCGCTGGATCACCGGTTTCATGGCGATAATATTCGCCGTCCTTTGTGTTCTGGACTGGCTGATCTAGAGTGAAGCGACAGTGGGATTCGACCAGTCGGTCCCGTCGACCTTTTTTCCATCTGCCGTCCTGCGGGCTCGGCTTCGACTTGCGATGAATTCATGCGAGTATTGACACTTGGTGCAGGCACCGTCGGTCGTTGGGTGGCTGATATGCTTTGCCGCCGTCGGCACAGCGTCACCGTCGTCGATCACAATCCGGAAAACGTTCGCCGGATCAACAGTGAACTGGATGTCCGCGCGATCGAAGGCAGTGCGTCGCGCAGCACGGTGCTGTTCCAAGCCGACGTTTGTGCCGCCGACATGGTGCTAGCGGTCACCGGCGATGATGAAGTGAACATCGTTGCGGCCAGCATGTCCAAGGCTTTGGGCGCACGTCGCAGCATCGCGCGAGTCTACGCGCCTGCCTTTCGTGACCTCAGCACGTTCGACTACCAACGGCATTTCAATATCGACAGTCTGTTGTCGTTGGAACAATTGTCAGCCTTCGAACTGGCGCGTGCGATTCGCAGTCCCGACGCGATCCCGCTGGAACACTTTGCTCGCGGGCAGTTGGAAGTGTACGAGTTGGAAGTCAATAACAAGAGCAGCGGTGTCGGACAGAAACTGCGTGATCTGAAACTGCCGGCATCGATTCGGGTTGGCTCGATTTCGCGTGAAGGCCGGATGTGGATTGCCAGTGGCGAGGACGAAATTCGTGGCGGCGACCGTGTCAGCCTGATCGGTACGCCCGACACCGTCGCCAAGACTCGCAGCATCCTGGTACCGAATTCGGAAAACAAGGCTCGGGAACGAGTGATGATCGCCGGCGGTGGCGAAATCGGTTACCACCTGGCTGATTCGCTTAGCCGGCGGGACTACCGGATCGTGTTGCTTGAACGGGATGTGGACCGCTGTGATCACATCGCAAAAATTCTGCCCAATGTCACCGTCATCCATGCCAACGCAAACCGCCGCAGCATTTTGGAAGACGAGGGTGCTGGCAAAGTCGACTACTTCGTTGCCTGCACAGGCAGCGACGAAAGCAACATCATGGCGGGGGTCGAAGCCCGTGAACTGGGCGCATCGCGTGTGATGTGTGTGGTGGGCCGTCCGGACTATGCCAACGTGGTTGGTAAGTTGGGAATCGACCTCGCGGTCAGCGAACGCGATGTCGCCGCCCGCCAGATCATGGGCTTTCTAAACGAAGGCGCCATCATCAGTCAGAGTCGATTGCCCAATGGCACGATCGGTGTCTACGAATTGGAAGTCACCGAGGGAGCCAAAGTTACGGCGGCGTGCTTGGCGGAACTGCCACTGGCCGGGAAGTGCTTGATCGCGGCGATCCATCGCGATGGGTTCGTGCGTGTCCCCACGGCCAACGATCAATTGAAAGCCGGTGATGTCGTGGTGGCACTGATTGATCAGTCAACCACGGACGACAGTCTTTCCCTGTTCAGTCCATAGCCCGCCGGCGGAGTACTTTGACGTCATGACCATTTCCGTGTGGGCCGATGTTGGTGGGACGTTTACCGATTGCTTCGTTGTTTGCGACGGGATTCGTCAGGCGACCAAGGTGTTAAGTTCCGCTCTGGTGTACGCCAACGTGCAACAGGTTCAATCGGACCGATCGTTTGTCGTGGACGACCTGTGGGGACAATCGGTCCAGTCGTTCTGGGTCGGTGCCGATGCCATGATGGTCGGCCGCGACGGCAGGGTGGGGGCAACAGCCAAGATCACATCGCATCGCGGTTTAGTGATTGAGTTGGATCGGCCGATGAACGGTCGCGTCGGTGACCGGATCCAGTTGGACCCAGGCATCCAGTCGCCCGTATTGGCGACGCGGGGTTTGTTGGGAATTCCGTTGACCGATCGGTTGCCGCCGATGGATGTTCGATTGGGAACAACGCGTGGCACCAATGCTTTGTTGACACGTCAGGGGGCGAAGACGGCGCTGGTGATCACCAAGGGATTTGGTGACTTGTTGTGGATCGGCCAACAGAACCGTCCCGATCTGTTCGCGATGGATATCGTCAAACCGACGCCGCTGACCGAAACGGTGGTCGAGATCGATGAACGATTGGATTGCGATGGAAACGTACTGCGCGTTCTCGACCGTGATCGCGTGCGAGATCAACTGCGACAGCTTTACGATCAGGGAATACAGTCGTTGGCGATCGCGCTGATGCATTCGCACGTCCGGGATGAACACGAACGTGTCGTCCAGGAACTGGCCCGCCAAGTGGGTTTTGTCGATATCAGTCGATCCAGCGAAGTGGCCCCGCTGATCAAGTTGGCATCGCGGGCCGAAACGACGACGCTGGATGCCTATTTGAATCCAATCCTGACGCGTTATGTTTCCGAGGTTTGGGATCAATTCGGCGGACCAACCACCTGTCATTTCCGTTTGATGACCAGCGCCGGGAACCTGGTGGCGCCGAACGCATTTCGCGGCCGCGATAGTATCCTGTCAGGTCCCGCCGGCGGCGTGGTCGCATTGGCCGACGTGGCCACCGCTGCGGGCGCCAACCACGCGATTGGGTTCGACATGGGCGGTACCAGCACCGATGTCAGTCGGTTCGAAGGCACCGTCGGGCGTCGCCAGGAGTCTGTGGTGGCAGGCGTCAGCGTGATGACGCCGATGATGGACATCGAAACGGTCGCCGCCGGGGGCGGTTCGATCTGTGACTATGTCGATGGACGAATGACGGTCGGACCTGCCAGTGCCGGCGCGAATCCGGGGCCCGCCTGCTATGGTCGCGGTGGACCGTTGACGGTGACGGACGTCAATCTGTTGTTGGGCAGGATCCCCGCAGACCGATTTCCGTTCGCGCTCGATCGCGATGCCGCACAACAGCGTCTGGAATCGATTGGCTTGGCGATGGGCCGCGATGGGCTGGGCGACAACCGGTCGCTTGCCGAAGGGTTCTTGGACATCGCTGTGGCTCATATGTCCGAAGCGGTGCGCACGGTCAGCACCGCACAGGGCAGCGACGTCCGTGACATGGCATTGGTCGGATTTGGCGGGGCCGCCGGCCAACACTTGTGCCGGGTGGCGACTGCGTTGGGGATGAAACGGATCTTGGATCATCACGACGCCGGGATGCTGAGTGCATTGGGCATGGGGCTGGCCAATATCGGTCGGGTGGTCACCACAGGCGTCTACCGCCTGTTACACCAAATCCAACCCGATGCCCTACATAAACTAGCGAAACAGATTGCCGCGGAAGCGACCGAGCAACTGGCAGCCGAAGGCGTCGGTGATCGCGAGCCCCATTTTCGCTATGAGTGCGACGTCCGATATCAAGGCACCGATGCGGCGCTGATGGTCCCGTTGGAACCGATCGATTCCATCGGAACCCGGTTCCATCAGATGCACCAAGACACGTTCGGTTACCACCAACCGGATCGATCCGTCGAAATCGTTGCGGTTCGCTGCGAAGCGACTTTGGCATCCGCGGTGCAGGAATCGGTGGATGTTCAGCGAGCTGAAAACGCGGCATCGATTCAGCCGAACCAACGAGTTCAATTTTGGCACCAGGGCCGAATGATCGACGCCGACCAGGTTGATCGCGAAGGATTGCGTCTGGGCGATGTCGTTGTCGGACCGGCGATGATCGTTGCCGACCATGCAACCCTGTTGGTCGAACCGCAGTGGATGGCCAGAGTGATCGATCATCGAATGATCGAACTGCTGCCAGCTGATCGGACGCCCGTCGATCCGGCGACCCGTGAACAGGCAGAAGACGAACAGGTGCAGGACGAAAACGGGATCGCACGGGTGTCGGATCCGGTATCGGTCGAGATCGTGGCGCGTCGGTTGCAGGGAATCGCCGACGCCATGGGGGAGGTGTTGCGGCGGACTTCCATCAGTGTGAACGTCAAAGAACGTCGCGATTACAGTTGCGCCGTTTTTCGTGGGGACGGTTTGTTGATCGCCAACGCGCCGCACGTGCCAGTCCATTTAGGCGCGATGGGGCACACCGTTCGACATCTGATGACGGCGTATCCGATGATGT
Protein-coding regions in this window:
- a CDS encoding DUF6677 family protein codes for the protein MPADEHNIIEVDGEEVDLKNRPLAALLAWLIPGAGHLYQGRRTKGFLFFVCIMSAWILGFALGGGHVVYASWQPGDKRWHYFLQAGVGAAALPALIQGNRMRHATDPGTGRTNAAYEPLWGGFMAPPFRPVMESEADEVSAWYARRGAGYEMGTWYTVIAGLLNILVIYDAFGGPLAVPISGRKKEQESKPETATESEVQPG
- the trkA gene encoding Trk system potassium transporter TrkA, which produces MRVLTLGAGTVGRWVADMLCRRRHSVTVVDHNPENVRRINSELDVRAIEGSASRSTVLFQADVCAADMVLAVTGDDEVNIVAASMSKALGARRSIARVYAPAFRDLSTFDYQRHFNIDSLLSLEQLSAFELARAIRSPDAIPLEHFARGQLEVYELEVNNKSSGVGQKLRDLKLPASIRVGSISREGRMWIASGEDEIRGGDRVSLIGTPDTVAKTRSILVPNSENKARERVMIAGGGEIGYHLADSLSRRDYRIVLLERDVDRCDHIAKILPNVTVIHANANRRSILEDEGAGKVDYFVACTGSDESNIMAGVEARELGASRVMCVVGRPDYANVVGKLGIDLAVSERDVAARQIMGFLNEGAIISQSRLPNGTIGVYELEVTEGAKVTAACLAELPLAGKCLIAAIHRDGFVRVPTANDQLKAGDVVVALIDQSTTDDSLSLFSP
- a CDS encoding hydantoinase B/oxoprolinase family protein; the encoded protein is MTISVWADVGGTFTDCFVVCDGIRQATKVLSSALVYANVQQVQSDRSFVVDDLWGQSVQSFWVGADAMMVGRDGRVGATAKITSHRGLVIELDRPMNGRVGDRIQLDPGIQSPVLATRGLLGIPLTDRLPPMDVRLGTTRGTNALLTRQGAKTALVITKGFGDLLWIGQQNRPDLFAMDIVKPTPLTETVVEIDERLDCDGNVLRVLDRDRVRDQLRQLYDQGIQSLAIALMHSHVRDEHERVVQELARQVGFVDISRSSEVAPLIKLASRAETTTLDAYLNPILTRYVSEVWDQFGGPTTCHFRLMTSAGNLVAPNAFRGRDSILSGPAGGVVALADVATAAGANHAIGFDMGGTSTDVSRFEGTVGRRQESVVAGVSVMTPMMDIETVAAGGGSICDYVDGRMTVGPASAGANPGPACYGRGGPLTVTDVNLLLGRIPADRFPFALDRDAAQQRLESIGLAMGRDGLGDNRSLAEGFLDIAVAHMSEAVRTVSTAQGSDVRDMALVGFGGAAGQHLCRVATALGMKRILDHHDAGMLSALGMGLANIGRVVTTGVYRLLHQIQPDALHKLAKQIAAEATEQLAAEGVGDREPHFRYECDVRYQGTDAALMVPLEPIDSIGTRFHQMHQDTFGYHQPDRSVEIVAVRCEATLASAVQESVDVQRAENAASIQPNQRVQFWHQGRMIDADQVDREGLRLGDVVVGPAMIVADHATLLVEPQWMARVIDHRMIELLPADRTPVDPATREQAEDEQVQDENGIARVSDPVSVEIVARRLQGIADAMGEVLRRTSISVNVKERRDYSCAVFRGDGLLIANAPHVPVHLGAMGHTVRHLMTAYPMMSPGDAWLSNDPMSGGSHLPDVTLVMPVFVDPDSEPGTPDYFVASRAHHAEIGGRTPGSMPPDAVSLAEEGVLIRDFALVRSGHSDVQGLRQLLSSGRYPSRSVDENLADIAAAQAACIHGVTALRELAGQHSIDQLNQWMQAILDLAGDAMNRWIETLNDEAMVFEDALDDGTPIGVMIRRVGDRLSIRFDPTPVHRFGFNATPAIVTAAVLYVLRCVAGTNLPLCEGVLRDVDLEIPAGMLNPPADDDPAKCPAVVAGNVETSQKIVDVLLGALGVAAASQGTMNNVIFGDDTFGYYETIGGGSGATANQDGADAVHTHMTNTRITDPEVVESRLPIRLWQFAIRRGSGGAGLHRGGDGIVREFEFLRPLTLSLLTGRRTTGPYGVAGGSPGAAGRNRLVHDGVDTVLPASITRPVSVGDRLIIETPGGGGWGSQSRPS